A segment of the Brevibacterium zhoupengii genome:
ATCAGGACCTCGACATCATCCTGCGTCTGGCCAGCTGGCTGAACAAGACCACCGTGTGGGGTCAGGATCTGGGGATCGAGAAGCTGGCGAAGGGATTCGCCAGCTCCCTCGAGGAGGAGCTGGACTATCGGATCGAGCTCAGCAATATGCGTGCCATCGAGGACAGTCTTCGGCGCTCGGGCACGTTCTCCGTGACAGTGCCCCACAGCTATCCGGAGCTCTCGAGCGAGAGGCTCCTCATCATGGACAAACTGCCCGGGCGTCCGGTGTCCTCGGCGGGGAAGATCCTGGCTGAACTCTCCGCGAAGGAACGCAAAGGCCTGGCCACCACTTTGCTGGGAGCCACACTCGAACAGATCATCACCGACGGCGTCTTCCACGCAGACCTGCATTCGGGCAACATCTTCATCATGCCCGACGGCGGTTTGGGGCTCCTGGACTTCGGGGCTGTCGGCAGGCTCGACCCTGGAACACAGACGGCACTAGGCCTCATGCTCTACTCGATTGACCAGAACGACAGCGCCGGCGCCACGGACTCCATCATCGAACTCCTCGGCCGCCCAGAGAATCTCGACGATCGGGCCGTTGAACGTGCCGTCGGCGAACTGCTCACCCGCTACGGCGGCGGAAGCCAGTCCTATGACGGGCAGAAGCTCTTCGACGACCTGTTCAACCTGGTCCTGGCCCACCGATTCTCGGTCCCGGCCCCGATCAGTGCGGCCTTCCGGGCGCTGGCCTCGGTCGAGGGAGCACTCCTGGTCATCGATCCCAGCTTCGACGTCGTCGCCGTGGCCCGCAACGAGGGCAACCGCCTCATGCGCAGCAAGCTGAAGTCGACGAAGATCACCGATGAACTCCAGCGTCGCGCGATGCAGATCCTGCCGATGATCGACCGTCTGCCTCGGCGGCTCAACAAGATCACCGAGGACCTCGAGCAGGGCCGCTTCTCGATGAACATGCGCGTGCTGGAGAACCCTTCCGATCGACGGTTCCTCACGAGCCTGTTCCAGCAGCTCATCGTCGCCGTCCTCGCCGGAGCCGCCGTCTTGGGATCGATCATGCTCATCACCAGCGAAGAGGGACCGCTGCTGACCGAAGGCATCCACCTGTACGCATTCTTCGGATTCGTCCTGCTCTTCGGCGGCTTCGTGCTGAGCATGCGCTCCCTCATGCTCGTGTTCAAACGCGGCGTCGACAGCTAGGGCGTTCGCCTCAAAACACCGGCAAACTCAGCGAAGGGACCCCGCGTTCTGCAACAATCTGCAGAACGCGGGGTCTCTCTCACCGGGAGCCTTCTCTCAGGCTCAGGAGGCGGGGACCTCGAACTCAGAGCTGAATTCGGGGACCTTCTTGTCCTCTCCGAGCACCTTCGCCTCGGGGCGCAGGTAGGTTCCCTTGAGCACGTCGGCTGTTTCACTCACGTAGATCGGAACGTAGCCCGTGTGCTCTCCATCGCGACGAGGCGCGAGGTCGAAATACTCAAAACCGGCATCTTTGAGTTCGGCTTTGGCACTCGATGCGTAATTGGCCTCTTCGCCGCCGCTGTCGAGGTAGAAGTCCGATGAGCTGATGGTCCCGCCGTAGCTGTCGCCCGGTTCCACCTTCACCTCGATGTAGACCATCTCCCCATCAGGGTTGTCGGCGGCTTCGTAGTACTCAGTGGGGTTGTTGCGCACCGCAGACACGATGGTGATGACGTCCCCGGTCTCCTCGTCGGTGAATTCTGTGCCGATCTTCACCTCAGCGCCCTCGGCCTTGCTGCTCGTGCCTTCGGCCTCGTCCGTCTCTGTAGTCTCGGCCGCAGTCTCGTCCGTGGTCTCTTCTGCCGGCTCTTCGGCTTCGAGGGCTTCGCCCTGCGTTTGGCTGGACGTCGCGTCCTCGGGGGCTTCATCCGCCGCCGTGTCATTGCTGCCGCAGGCTGACAGTGCCAGGACGGCGGCAAAGGCCAAGGCGGAAGTCTGGGTGAGGATTCGGGCTGAGTGGCGTCCGGTGCGGTTCATCGGGTTCCCTTTCGACATGATGGGCGCTGCATGAGCTGCGTGATTGACGGCTCATTGGCCCTGACAAGGAAAGACTCTATGGCCGAGAGCCCGAGGAACAG
Coding sequences within it:
- a CDS encoding ABC1 kinase family protein, giving the protein MAALDFGAYVLLGIAAMLFLLLQSWLAATVVRRVVGVPTGWPRTIGVGLVMSAVMALTVQYLYRAGTGQNAGGLEVAPGVALLLLLLATGWIFALGVGVLVVIEAAFPTGSVPGPQSLFFGWKARRRRGRRYAEVISIAVRHGLGSQIRGFGRGASRDREAKTARALKNSLSEAGVTFVKLGQMLSTRRDVLPPAYVHELELLQTQVSPEPWSVIEPAIIERMGKPLSDVFSRIDATPLAAASVAQVHEATLLDGTDVIVKVQRPKALNQVNQDLDIILRLASWLNKTTVWGQDLGIEKLAKGFASSLEEELDYRIELSNMRAIEDSLRRSGTFSVTVPHSYPELSSERLLIMDKLPGRPVSSAGKILAELSAKERKGLATTLLGATLEQIITDGVFHADLHSGNIFIMPDGGLGLLDFGAVGRLDPGTQTALGLMLYSIDQNDSAGATDSIIELLGRPENLDDRAVERAVGELLTRYGGGSQSYDGQKLFDDLFNLVLAHRFSVPAPISAAFRALASVEGALLVIDPSFDVVAVARNEGNRLMRSKLKSTKITDELQRRAMQILPMIDRLPRRLNKITEDLEQGRFSMNMRVLENPSDRRFLTSLFQQLIVAVLAGAAVLGSIMLITSEEGPLLTEGIHLYAFFGFVLLFGGFVLSMRSLMLVFKRGVDS